In Nicotiana tabacum cultivar K326 chromosome 17, ASM71507v2, whole genome shotgun sequence, one DNA window encodes the following:
- the LOC107812706 gene encoding mannose-6-phosphate isomerase 1, whose translation MEAEAVSVSVSTTMEGFNFNGLLRLTGCVKNYDWGRNGKESCVARLYGLNTGGKIDENQPYAEFWMGTHDSGPSYVVEEGRTTTENGFANGGEREKLTLQDWIEKNPSVLGQTVLHKWGTHLPFLFKVLSVAKALSIQAHPDKDLATLLHKEQPLVYKDDNHKPEMALALTEFEALCGFTSLEELKVIVQTVPEIIEVVGDTPAKRVLDLNEDDGEEKVKLVLRKLFTEMMSANKDVITEVLAKLISRLNIKNKARRLTDKEQLVLRLEKQYPADVGVLAAFLFNYVKLNPGEALYLGANEPHAYVYGECVECMATSDNVVRAGLTPKHRDVTTLCSMLTYRQCYPEILQGTKLNPFTMRYLPPFDEFEVDRCILPQQSTVVYPSSPGPSIFVVMGGEGTMTTSAEETVAEGDVLFAPANTNITIATSSGLHLYRAGVNSRFFEE comes from the exons aTGGAGGCTGAGGCTGTTTCTGTATCAGTGTCAACAACTATGGAGGGTTTTAACTTTAATGGGCTTTTGAGGTTAACGGGTTGTGTCAAGAATTACGATTGGGGCCGGAACGGGAAGGAATCTTGTGTGGCACGACTCTATGGGCTCAATACTGGGGGAAAAATCGATGAGAATCAGCCCTATGCTGAATTTTGGATGGGGACTCACGACTCTGGGCCGTCTTATGTAGTGGAAGAAGGAAGAACAACAACTGAGAATGGATTTGCTAATGGCGGAGAAAGAGAAAAGCTTACTTTACAAGATTGGATTGAAAAGAACCCTAGTGTTCTTGGTCAAACTGTTCTTCACAAGTGGGGTACCCACCTCCCTTTTCTCTTCAAG GTATTATCCGTTGCAAAAGCTTTGTCAATACAAGCCCATCCGGATAAGGATTTGGCTACTCTTCTGCATAAGGAGCAGCCACTTGTTTACAAGGATGACAATCATAAACCTGAGATGGCTTTGGCGTTGACCGAATTTGAGGCCTTGTGTGGCTTCACAAGTCTTGAG GAGCTTAAAGTGATTGTTCAGACTGTGCCTGAGATTATTGAAGTGGTTGGTGATACGCCTGCAAAGCGAGTATTAGACTTGAACGAGGATGATGGAGAGGAGAAAGTTAAATTAGTGCTCAGAAAATTATTTACGGAGATGATGTCAGCTAACAAAGATGTGATCACGGAAGTTCTTGCCAAGCTGATTAGTCgtctaaatattaaaaataag GCAAGGCGGCTGACGGACAAAGAACAACTGGTCCTAAGACTTGAGAAGCAGTATCCAGCTGATGTTGGTGTTTTAGCTGCATTCTTGTTTAATTATGTGAAGCTCAATCCTGGTGAAGCTTTATATTTAGGGGCAAATGAAcctcatgcatatgtatatggtGAGTGTGTCGAATGCATGGCAACCTCAGACAATGTGGTACGTGCTGGCCTAACTCCCAAACACCGGGATGTTACAACTCTCTGTTCAATGCTCACATATAGACAG TGTTACCCTGAAATTCTGCAAGGTACGAAACTAAATCCGTTCACGATGAGATACCTCCCTCCCTTTGATGAATTTGAGGTGGATCGTTGCATTCTTCCCCAACAATCAACTGTTGTCTATCCTTCTTCTCCTGGTCCGTCCATTTTTGTGGTCATGGGAGGAGAGGGAACAATGACCACATCAGCAGAAGAGACTGTTGCTGAAGGTGATGTCCTATTTGCACCTGCAAATACCAATATTACCATTGCAACCTCCTCTGGTTTGCACTTGTATAGAGCAGGAGTAAACAGCAGATTTTTTGAGGAATGA
- the LOC107812707 gene encoding uncharacterized protein LOC107812707, with the protein MATLCNLILPKFPQTKLTTRTRAVLTGDYKMKVPYELKQGQSRLFHKLPSGLNMEVLFQKGLQFSDPDEEKKRSHNPPLVFIHGSFHAAWCWAEHWLPFFSQNGYDCYALSLLGQGESDSPAAAVAGTLQTHAGNIADFIHKEIKLPPVLLGHSFGGLIVQYYIANIRSEAVKGSNSENKSLLPYLAGAVLVCSVPPSGNSGLVWRYLFSKPIAAFKVTRSLAAKAFQTDLPLCKETFFSAAMEDQLVVRYQQLMTESSRMPLFDLRKLNAALPVPRLEDPAFKVLVVGAKDDFIVDMEGLNETGRFYGIPTICIEGVAHDMMLDCSWTKGAQSILSWMNGLNKAGTKL; encoded by the exons ATGGCTACACTCTGTAATTTGATTCTCCCCAAATTTCCTCAAACCAAATTAACAACAAGAACTCGTGCTGTTCTAACAGGAGATTACAAAATGAAGGTTCCTTATGAACTGAAGCAGGGACAATCCCGTCTTTTTCACAAGCTTCCATCTGGACTAAACATGGAGGTTCTCTTCCAAAAAGGACTTCAATTCAGTGACCCAGATGAGGAAAAGAAAAGATCTCATAACCCACCTTTAGTTTTTATTCATGGAAGTTTTCATGCAGCTTGGTGCTGGGCTGAACATTGGCTTCCTTTCTTTTCCCAAAACGGATATGATTGTTACGCTCTCAGCTTGCTGGGCCAG GGAGAAAGTGATTCACCTGCTGCAGCAGTTGCAGGTACGCTCCAG ACACATGCGGGTAATATAGCTGATTTCATCCACAAAGAGATCAAGTTGCCACCAGTATTGCTTGGACATTCATTTGGTGGGCTTATTGTTCAGTATTACATTGCAAATATTAGAAGCGAAGCAGTAAAAG GATCTAATTCAGAAAATAAAAGCTTATTGCCCTATCTTGCTGGAGCTGTGCTCGTTTGCTCAGTACCCCCTTCGGGTAATAG TGGTTTAGTATGGCGGTATCTCTTTTCCAAGCCTATTGCTGCTTTCAAG GTAACTCGGAGCCTGGCAGCCAAAGCTTTTCAAACTGATTTACCTCTTTGTAAAGAAACATTTTTCTCAGCAGCAATGGAGGATCAGCTGGTTGTGCG tTACCAACAGCTAATGACTGAAAGCTCAAGGATGCCTTTGTTTGATCTAAGAAAGCTCAACGCAGCTCTTCCTGTCCCTCGACTCGAGGATCCTGCATTTAAAGTACTCGTAGTGGGTGCAAAGGATGATTTCATTGTG GACATGGAGGGACTCAATGAAACAGGAAGATTTTACGGCATCCCGACGATCTGTATTGAAGGGGTTGCTCATGATATGATGTTAGATTGCTCATGGACAAAGGGTGCACAATCGATTCTATCATGGATGAACGGCTTAAATAAAGCTGGGACAAAATTATGA
- the LOC107812709 gene encoding uncharacterized protein LOC107812709, translating to MMSPKPLPENRGSSHSATIRQTPVQIIHIVGNFMRIWSVYSMYRYLSQTGASVVLFMFCCLLPSCIWFLVAQKPWKGRALSNTQVVPSVVNGGITALYFILWGKGLKSCGPVRAILGEYSGAVLGVLSGVLYGKRGHVWKKVGGLLAMLASFYFLSQGWAMASYSPFPFSNAFDDEARTEQLVGMKEMVVPILAGILSALRRVIARRVSLKNQLKRRLHAITLTSATCFLFPVAMWDMIIGSNNVELPFSAWAFSSSILFGMILIFYIDSIAEERLHMVFSSPRHLMVAGGCIIIMEIIYKMDFSLLGFLICAAILGFGIYEATSLDRSRKDSFQGSSSNGILDDQTEMSPLPT from the exons ATGATGTCCCCAAAGCCACTTCCAGAAAATCGAGGTTCATCTCACTCGGCTACCATTAG GCAAACCCCGGTGCAGATAATCCATATTGTTGGGAACTTTATGAGAATATGGTCAGTTTACTCCATGTACCGCTATTTGTCTCAGACAGGGGCTTCAGTTGTTCTTTTTATGTTCTGCTGTCTTCTTCCATCGTGCATATGGTTTCTAGTAGCGCAAAAGCCTTGGAAGGGCAGGGCACTTTCTAATACACAG GTTGTCCCTTCAGTTGTAAATGGTGGTATAACAGCTCTTTACTTCATCTTGTGGGGAAAGGGGCTTAAATCTTGTGGTCCTGTTCG GGCCATATTGGGTGAGTATTCTGGTGCTGTTCTAGGAGTATTATCTGGAGTACTGTATGGCAAGAGGGGCCATGTTTGGAAAAAG GTTGGCGGACTCCTTGCAATGCTGGCATCTTTCTACTTTTTATCACAAGGATGGGCGATGGCTTCATATTCTCCATTTC CATTTAGCAATGCCTTTGATGATGAGGCACGGACCGAACAGCTAGTAGGAATGAAGGAAATGGTAGTTCCCATTCTCGCTGGAATCTTGTCAGCACTTCGGAGGGTGATCGCAAGACGGGTCTCACTTAAG AACCAACTGAAGAGGCGACTCCATGCCATAACCCTTACTTCTGCGACGTGCTTTTTGTTTCCTGTTGCCATGTGGGACATGATTATA GGATCAAACAATGTAGAGTTGCCGTTTTCAGCATGGGCTTTTTCAAGCAGCATCTTATTTGGGATGATATTGATATTTTACATTGATAGCATTGCAGAGGAAAG GTTGCATATGGTTTTCTCTTCTCCAAGGCACTTAATGGTTGCGGGAGGATGCATCATTATCATGGAGataatatataaaatggacttCTCTTTACTCGGCTTTCTTATTTGTGCTGCCATCTTGGGATTTG GCATATATGAAGCTACGTCCTTGGATCGTTCTAGGAAAGATTCTTTCCAAGGATCAAGCTCCAATGGCATCTTGGACGATCAAACTGAAATGTCTCCACTTCCTACTTGA
- the LOC107812708 gene encoding protein ABA DEFICIENT 4, chloroplastic isoform X1 gives MALTSTCFCRSQFSLKTDSWAPALTSHILRNIRRNQPASSALKTITPDLLSQEIWKGGSKHSNGWSFLGGSRVILQPNLQNLQQRKSCRVSAIWLPNSQIASSVFTLGTAAVLPFYTLMVVAPKAQLTRKLMRSTILYVVLGLLYGFLLYLSWTPDTIRLMFASKYWLPELPGIAKMFSSEMTLASAWIHLLAVDLFAARQVYHDGLQNDIETRHSVSLCLLFCPMGIVIHLLTKAVLSSAEKTEPRTN, from the exons ATGGCCTTAACTTCTACTTGCTTTTGTCGCTCCCAATTCTCACTCAAG ACGGATAGCTGGGCACCTGCGTTGACATCACATATCCTACGAAATATCAGGAGGAACCAGCCTGCCTCTTCTGCACTTAAAACAATAACCCCTGACCTTTTAAGTCAAGAAATTTGGAAAGGGGGAAGTAAGCATAGCAATGGGTGGAGTTTTCTGGGAGGATCAAGAGTAATACTTCAGCCAAACCTCCAAAATCTTCAGCAAAGAAAAAGCTGCAGGGTGTCTGCTATAT GGTTGCCTAATTCTCAAATAGCTAGCAGTGTTTTTACGCTGGGGACAGCAGCTGTTCTTCCGTTTTACACCCTCATGGTTGTAGCACCTAAAGCTCAACTC ACCAGAAAATTGATGAGAAGCACCATACTATATGTTGTGCTTGGACTTCTGTACGGGTTTCTATTATACCTCTCTTGGACACCAGATACAATTCGGTTGATGTTTGCTAGTAAATACTGGCTTCCAGAG CTGCCTGGTATAGCAAAGATGTTTTCCAGTGAGATGACATTAGCATCTGCATGGATTCACCTATTGGCTGTAGATCTTTTTGCTGCgag GCAGGTATATCATGATGGTTTGCAAAACGATATTGAAACGCGCCATTCTGTGTCTCTTTGCTTGCTATTTTGCCCCATGGGAATTGTTATTCATCTCCTCACCAAAGCTGTACTAAGTAGTGCAGAGAAAACAGAGCCTAGAACTAACTGA
- the LOC107812708 gene encoding protein ABA DEFICIENT 4, chloroplastic isoform X2, whose amino-acid sequence MALTSTCFCRSQFSLKTDSWAPALTSHILRNIRRNQPASSALKTITPDLLSQEIWKGGSKHSNGWSFLGGSRVILQPNLQNLQQRKSCRVSAIWLPNSQIASSVFTLGTAAVLPFYTLMVVAPKAQLLPGIAKMFSSEMTLASAWIHLLAVDLFAARQVYHDGLQNDIETRHSVSLCLLFCPMGIVIHLLTKAVLSSAEKTEPRTN is encoded by the exons ATGGCCTTAACTTCTACTTGCTTTTGTCGCTCCCAATTCTCACTCAAG ACGGATAGCTGGGCACCTGCGTTGACATCACATATCCTACGAAATATCAGGAGGAACCAGCCTGCCTCTTCTGCACTTAAAACAATAACCCCTGACCTTTTAAGTCAAGAAATTTGGAAAGGGGGAAGTAAGCATAGCAATGGGTGGAGTTTTCTGGGAGGATCAAGAGTAATACTTCAGCCAAACCTCCAAAATCTTCAGCAAAGAAAAAGCTGCAGGGTGTCTGCTATAT GGTTGCCTAATTCTCAAATAGCTAGCAGTGTTTTTACGCTGGGGACAGCAGCTGTTCTTCCGTTTTACACCCTCATGGTTGTAGCACCTAAAGCTCAACTC CTGCCTGGTATAGCAAAGATGTTTTCCAGTGAGATGACATTAGCATCTGCATGGATTCACCTATTGGCTGTAGATCTTTTTGCTGCgag GCAGGTATATCATGATGGTTTGCAAAACGATATTGAAACGCGCCATTCTGTGTCTCTTTGCTTGCTATTTTGCCCCATGGGAATTGTTATTCATCTCCTCACCAAAGCTGTACTAAGTAGTGCAGAGAAAACAGAGCCTAGAACTAACTGA